The Equus przewalskii isolate Varuska chromosome 5, EquPr2, whole genome shotgun sequence genome window below encodes:
- the TAS2R7 gene encoding taste receptor type 2 member 7, which produces MTIDMKSTLMIIAAGEFSMGILGNAFIGLVNCMDWIKNRKIASIDIILTSLAISRICLLCIILLDCFILVLYPDVYTSGKQMRIIDFFWTLTNHLNVWFATCLSIFYFLKIANFFHPLFLWMKWRINSMIPRILLGCLALSVFISLPVPENLNDDFRSCVKRKWKTNLTLRCRVNKAQYAFIKLFLNLLTLFPFSVSLISFFLLILSLWRHTRRMQLNATGSRDPSMEAHVGAMKAVISFLLLFIAYYLAFLVATSSYFMPETELVVMVGEVIALIYPSSHSFILILGNNKLRQASLRVLWKVKYLLKRRNF; this is translated from the coding sequence ATGACAATTGACATGAAGAGCACCTTAATGATCATAGCAGCTGGAGAGTTCTCGATGGGGATCTTAGGGAATGCATTCATTGGATTGGTGAACTGTATGGACTGGATCAAGAACAGAAAGATTGCCTCCATTGATATAATCCTCACGAGTTTGGCCATATCCAGAATTTGTCTATTGTGTATTATACTATTAGATTGTTTTATATTGGTGCTGTATCCAGATGTCTATACCAGTGGTAAACAAATGAGAATCATTGATTTCTTCTGGACACTAACCAACCATTTAAATGTCTGGTTTGCCACCTGCCTcagcattttctatttcctcaagaTAGCAAATTTCTTCCATCCCCTTTTCCTCTGGATGAAGTGGAGAATTAACAGTATGATTCCTAGGATTCTGCTGGGATGTTTGGCCCTCTCTGTGTTTATTAGCCTTCCTGTCCCTGAGAATCTGAATGATGATTTCAGGAGCTGTGTCAAGAGAAAGTGGAAAACAAACTTAACTTTGAGATGCAGAGTAAATAAAGCTCAATATGCTTTCATAAAGCTATTTCTCAACCTGTTAACACTATTCCCCTTTTCTGTGTCCCTGAtctcatttttcctcttgatTCTTTCCCTGTGGAGACACACCAGGCGGATGCAACTCAATGCCACAGGGAGCAGAGACCCCAGCATGGAAGCCCACGTGGGAGCCATGAAAGCTgtcatctccttcctcctccttttcattGCCTACTATCTGGCCTTTCTTGTGGCCACCTCCAGCTACTTCATGCCAGAGACTGAATTAGTTGTTATGGTTGGTGAGGTGATAGCTTTAATCTATCCCTCAAGCCATTCATTTATCCTAATTCTGGGGAACAACAAATTAAGACAAGCATCTCTAAGGGTGCTATGGAAAGTAAAGTAtcttctaaaaagaagaaatttctga